The following are encoded together in the Nitrospira sp. genome:
- the dnaB gene encoding replicative DNA helicase gives MMAGSSVDLSQPKLPPQNLEAEQSVLGAILLDNAAMPKAMELLVEDDFYRTAHKKVFQAMLELADTGEVIDHITLTERLKARKELEAIGGAAYLAELVQIVPSSANIRYHCKIVRDKAVARQLISTSTEVLTRGYEGTASIDDLLDFAERSVFSIAQGKLERAFSPISQVIKESLDVIDKLSKRKEHVTGVPTGYYDLDDITAGLQASDLVVVAGRPSMGKTSLALGFATHAAIHASTVVGIFSLEMSKPQIVLRMLSSEARVDSHALRTGKLQKEDWWRLAEAAGRLEQAPIYIDDTGGITVQQMRGKARRLKAEKGLDLLIVDYLQLMQGRSDSESRQQEISDISRSLKALAKELNVPVVALSQLSRAVEARKPPIPMLADLRESGAIEQDADVVMFIYREDVYDQNSERKGIADIIVSKHRNGPIGKKELFFQDRYAKFESLDLREA, from the coding sequence ATGATGGCTGGCAGTTCAGTTGATCTCTCCCAACCAAAACTTCCGCCACAAAACTTAGAGGCAGAGCAGTCGGTGCTTGGTGCGATCCTGCTTGATAACGCCGCCATGCCGAAGGCAATGGAACTATTGGTCGAGGACGACTTCTACCGAACGGCCCACAAGAAAGTCTTTCAAGCGATGCTTGAACTGGCGGACACCGGCGAGGTCATTGACCACATCACGTTGACCGAACGACTCAAGGCACGTAAGGAACTCGAGGCGATTGGAGGGGCAGCGTACCTCGCGGAATTAGTCCAGATTGTGCCGAGTTCGGCCAATATTCGCTATCACTGCAAAATTGTTCGAGACAAGGCCGTCGCCCGTCAGTTGATTAGCACGTCGACAGAGGTGCTGACCAGGGGATATGAGGGAACAGCCTCCATCGATGACCTCCTCGATTTTGCTGAGCGGTCGGTGTTCAGCATTGCCCAGGGCAAGCTGGAACGAGCGTTTAGTCCGATCAGTCAAGTCATAAAGGAAAGTCTCGATGTCATCGACAAGCTGTCGAAACGTAAAGAGCATGTCACCGGTGTGCCAACCGGCTACTATGACCTTGATGATATTACCGCTGGGCTACAGGCTTCGGATTTAGTCGTGGTGGCAGGGCGACCAAGCATGGGGAAAACAAGTCTGGCCTTGGGGTTCGCGACACATGCCGCGATTCATGCTAGCACAGTCGTCGGCATTTTCAGCCTGGAAATGTCCAAACCCCAAATCGTCCTACGCATGCTGAGCTCCGAAGCACGAGTCGATTCACACGCGCTCCGCACGGGAAAACTGCAGAAAGAAGACTGGTGGAGACTGGCGGAGGCAGCCGGTCGATTGGAGCAAGCCCCGATCTATATCGACGACACCGGAGGAATTACCGTGCAGCAGATGCGCGGAAAAGCGCGTCGTCTCAAAGCCGAGAAGGGGCTGGATCTGCTCATCGTTGACTACCTGCAACTGATGCAAGGCCGAAGCGATTCTGAATCTCGCCAACAGGAGATCTCCGATATCTCTCGTTCCTTGAAAGCCTTAGCGAAAGAGCTCAATGTCCCAGTCGTCGCACTCTCTCAGCTGAGCCGTGCCGTGGAGGCACGTAAACCACCGATTCCTATGCTGGCTGACCTTCGGGAAAGTGGCGCGATCGAGCAGGATGCCGATGTGGTCATGTTTATTTACCGTGAAGACGTGTACGATCAGAATTCGGAAAGAAAGGGAATTGCGGACATCATTGTAAGTAAACATCGAAACGGCCCCATTGGGAAAAAAGAACTGTTTTTCCAGGATCGCTACGCCAAATTCGAAAGCCTTGACCTTCGTGAAGCCTAA
- a CDS encoding ABC transporter ATP-binding protein has product MDAIVIDKLSKTHRPTWPWQPAVTALHEVSLSVGQGEIFGFLGPNGAGKTTTMKIVLGLMRATSGTVELLGRPALDVEMHKNIGYLPESPYFYDYLTAEEFLWFYGQLGRVNTSDLQQRIPALLERVGLTEARCRPLRKFSKGMLQRVGLAQALIHDPQLVMLDEPMSGLDPVGRKDVRDIILGLRDQGKTIFFSTHIITDVEMICDRVGILAKGKMLAVGSIDELVNRNVAQSVEVVCEGINGESIPLVKEVAMRVLQRGTRCWMAIPGQQRLEDVLAAIRHAGGKLVSVIPHKGSLEEIFLEQTSQRM; this is encoded by the coding sequence ATGGATGCAATTGTCATAGACAAGCTCAGTAAGACTCATCGACCTACCTGGCCATGGCAACCGGCTGTCACGGCTCTTCATGAGGTCTCTCTCTCCGTTGGGCAAGGAGAGATCTTTGGGTTTCTGGGTCCGAATGGAGCAGGCAAAACGACCACGATGAAAATCGTGCTTGGCTTGATGCGGGCGACGAGCGGAACCGTCGAATTATTGGGGCGGCCGGCACTCGATGTCGAGATGCACAAGAACATCGGTTATTTGCCGGAGTCTCCATATTTCTACGATTACCTCACAGCCGAGGAGTTTCTATGGTTCTACGGCCAGCTAGGGCGAGTGAATACCTCCGATCTACAGCAACGCATACCGGCATTGTTGGAACGGGTAGGTTTGACTGAGGCACGCTGCCGTCCACTGAGAAAATTTTCGAAAGGGATGCTGCAACGAGTTGGTTTGGCACAAGCACTGATCCATGATCCACAACTCGTCATGCTGGATGAGCCGATGTCCGGTCTGGATCCCGTTGGGAGAAAAGATGTTCGAGACATCATTTTGGGGCTTCGAGATCAGGGCAAGACCATATTTTTCAGCACGCACATCATTACCGACGTAGAGATGATATGCGACCGGGTTGGGATTCTTGCCAAAGGCAAGATGCTGGCAGTGGGCTCCATCGACGAGCTCGTCAACCGAAACGTTGCCCAATCAGTGGAGGTCGTATGTGAAGGAATTAATGGAGAAAGCATCCCTTTGGTTAAGGAAGTGGCAATGCGTGTGTTACAGAGAGGCACTCGGTGTTGGATGGCCATTCCAGGACAACAGCGGTTAGAGGATGTGCTGGCCGCCATTCGACATGCAGGAGGCAAACTCGTGTCTGTGATCCCTCACAAAGGCTCACTCGAAGAAATCTTCTTGGAACAAACAAGTCAACGGATGTGA
- a CDS encoding tetratricopeptide repeat protein, translated as MTPGSRLSISRGIIAPGISWLIPCVLVACAAAPHPQKTAQPPIASQQPLPTAPDSDATYHFMMGHQAELSQDIDTALKEYHAALKIDPKSREVQSRLAAIYFALGDLPQAVQYAEEVGQGTGQEPQMLTQMAGILASAGKPERALELLDKAIDSAPERGESYFPKGLILLNQKRITEAEQAIKKGLQYSQDSPIGHYYLGRVSLEAGNTEQAVANFERAITVNPAFEPAYLAQASVFESRQEKGKAIAVLKRYLEQVNPRNRDIRQHLVQLYIATKDYAGGLAELETILQDNPGDLDAQLRMALIYGEKKEFSKAINLLTDILQAKPAELKVRDYLGYLYEETKDFPKAIETYRYNIHLDPKFSDSHMHLGVLLYRLKQFPEAVTHLSEAVHLVPKQPEPYIVLGLAHLQSDQFEKATQAFEEGIRHHPKNADLHFNLGTAYDKLNRFEDVERAMETALSLDPHHSDALNYLGYSYADRGIKIEQALSLTKRAVALKPENGYYVDSLGWAFYKSGMLTEALHEIKKAVTLVGDDPVIYEHLGDVYMKQQKSTDARDAWLHSLELDPSNDKLLQRFREQGLTNPASEERIQQAKRRVAEKTQSQQAIP; from the coding sequence ATGACGCCTGGTAGCCGATTATCTATAAGCAGAGGGATTATTGCTCCGGGGATAAGTTGGCTTATCCCTTGTGTCCTGGTGGCCTGTGCAGCGGCCCCTCATCCCCAAAAGACCGCTCAACCGCCGATTGCGTCGCAGCAGCCTTTACCGACCGCACCGGACTCCGATGCGACGTATCATTTCATGATGGGACACCAAGCTGAGCTCTCCCAAGATATCGACACGGCTCTCAAGGAGTATCACGCGGCCTTAAAGATCGATCCGAAGTCGCGAGAAGTCCAATCGCGTTTGGCCGCCATCTATTTTGCGTTGGGAGATCTCCCGCAGGCCGTTCAGTATGCTGAAGAAGTGGGACAAGGGACGGGACAAGAGCCTCAGATGCTTACGCAGATGGCCGGCATCCTCGCCAGTGCCGGAAAACCGGAACGTGCGCTTGAGTTGTTGGACAAGGCGATTGACAGTGCCCCAGAGAGGGGAGAGTCCTATTTCCCCAAAGGGTTGATCCTGTTAAATCAGAAGCGAATCACCGAGGCGGAACAAGCCATAAAAAAGGGGCTACAGTACAGCCAGGATTCCCCGATTGGCCATTACTACCTGGGGCGGGTCTCATTAGAGGCTGGAAACACCGAGCAAGCCGTAGCAAATTTTGAGCGTGCCATCACCGTGAATCCCGCGTTTGAACCGGCCTACCTTGCACAAGCATCGGTGTTTGAGTCACGCCAAGAGAAGGGCAAAGCCATCGCTGTTCTGAAGCGGTACCTGGAGCAGGTGAATCCACGCAATCGAGATATTCGCCAGCATTTGGTTCAGTTATATATTGCGACGAAAGATTATGCCGGAGGGCTCGCAGAACTTGAAACGATATTGCAAGACAATCCAGGAGATCTCGATGCCCAATTGCGGATGGCATTGATCTATGGAGAAAAAAAAGAATTCTCCAAGGCCATCAATCTGTTAACCGACATTTTGCAAGCCAAGCCGGCCGAGCTCAAGGTGCGCGACTACCTCGGATACCTATACGAAGAGACGAAAGATTTTCCCAAGGCAATCGAAACCTATCGATACAACATTCACTTGGATCCGAAATTCTCAGATAGCCACATGCACCTGGGTGTGCTTCTCTATCGGCTTAAACAATTTCCTGAAGCTGTCACGCATCTCAGTGAGGCCGTCCATCTGGTACCGAAGCAACCAGAGCCGTACATTGTACTTGGGTTGGCACATTTGCAGAGTGATCAGTTTGAAAAGGCTACGCAAGCATTTGAGGAAGGGATTCGGCATCATCCCAAAAACGCTGACCTCCATTTCAACCTTGGCACGGCATACGACAAGTTGAATCGCTTCGAGGACGTGGAACGTGCAATGGAAACAGCACTCTCCCTGGATCCTCATCATTCGGATGCGCTGAACTATCTGGGGTACAGTTATGCCGATCGTGGAATTAAGATCGAACAAGCCTTGTCCCTGACAAAACGAGCGGTCGCCCTAAAGCCGGAGAATGGTTACTACGTGGATAGTCTGGGATGGGCGTTCTATAAGTCCGGGATGCTCACCGAGGCCCTCCACGAGATCAAGAAAGCCGTCACCCTCGTCGGCGATGATCCTGTGATCTACGAGCATTTAGGGGACGTCTATATGAAGCAACAGAAGTCGACGGACGCGCGTGACGCGTGGCTTCATTCCCTTGAGCTTGACCCTTCCAACGATAAACTGCTCCAACGGTTCCGGGAGCAGGGCCTAACTAATCCTGCCTCTGAAGAGCGGATCCAGCAGGCAAAGCGTCGTGTTGCCGAGAAGACGCAGAGCCAACAAGCCATCCCCTAA
- a CDS encoding O-antigen ligase family protein — MSILLYALLFMLLVQRLNTKTQVLIYLRLILGMGIFQGIVGIAQYMWLGEERARGTFFNPNFFATYEAAVLLVALGLVLFLRQNEKSAPERVFIGTTIAITSVAFVLAQSRGALLALIGGISILGFSRFGKQFLAIAIVCLAVGIIVPNPLSHRVINVGAEDPYAYTRLDIWKSSLSRLADTPLGIGVGMYKHGSFQDRFPIKDSIVRYWKRPESAHNEYLQIGVELGIPGLVIFLLGIGIWAWNARQLWFEQQEEGDRGLVIGLTAATCNLLLHALVDSTFHEPALVILLILCAGCVYTLRYITKPETLPWKQVSFLYHPSRAVGIVLGSLSLAVVCVQSTAGWYLYEQGKQEARLGRLEQAIDWYVRATTIDPGTTGYHDAAARTATQLFYESGSPEWLVQAASEESIALKLNGRDGRFAYRLGAIYRLMAGQHISIQKREELLEQAASYYREAMRLDPFSPFSYFDLAQMYRTAGRLGDAIVLLKIAKNHEPNFLPGRALLAELSVQAGIPGDYGAELAAIRTVLSTYGSGALNETERQFMSVDLTPLERALALELIQ; from the coding sequence ATGAGTATCCTATTGTACGCATTACTCTTCATGCTCCTCGTGCAACGCCTCAATACCAAGACGCAGGTTCTAATATATCTTCGATTGATCTTAGGTATGGGCATTTTCCAAGGAATAGTGGGAATTGCCCAATACATGTGGCTCGGAGAGGAAAGAGCAAGAGGCACATTTTTTAATCCTAACTTTTTTGCAACGTATGAAGCCGCTGTCCTACTTGTAGCCCTTGGATTGGTATTGTTTCTGAGACAGAATGAAAAATCAGCTCCCGAACGAGTGTTCATTGGAACGACCATTGCCATCACATCGGTGGCATTCGTCCTGGCACAATCTCGAGGAGCCTTGCTGGCTCTCATCGGGGGAATCTCCATCCTCGGGTTTAGTCGTTTTGGAAAACAATTCTTAGCAATTGCCATAGTATGCCTTGCCGTTGGAATTATCGTGCCAAATCCTCTTTCACATCGAGTCATCAATGTCGGGGCAGAAGATCCGTATGCCTACACAAGGCTGGACATCTGGAAGAGTTCCCTCAGTCGCCTGGCCGATACACCGTTAGGAATTGGGGTAGGCATGTACAAACACGGATCCTTTCAGGATCGGTTCCCTATCAAGGACAGCATCGTACGGTATTGGAAACGACCTGAGTCGGCACACAACGAGTATCTGCAGATCGGGGTAGAGCTTGGAATACCAGGACTTGTCATTTTCCTGCTCGGTATTGGTATCTGGGCATGGAATGCGCGGCAGCTTTGGTTTGAGCAGCAAGAAGAAGGGGATCGGGGACTCGTCATCGGCCTCACAGCAGCGACATGTAATCTCTTGCTGCACGCCCTAGTCGATTCGACTTTTCATGAACCTGCCCTAGTCATCTTGCTCATCCTCTGTGCCGGATGCGTCTACACCTTGCGCTATATAACAAAGCCTGAAACATTGCCGTGGAAGCAGGTGTCGTTTCTCTACCATCCAAGTCGGGCCGTAGGTATTGTCCTCGGAAGTCTGAGTCTGGCGGTTGTGTGTGTGCAATCCACTGCTGGATGGTATCTCTATGAACAAGGAAAGCAAGAAGCCCGTCTGGGAAGACTTGAGCAGGCTATCGATTGGTATGTTCGTGCCACAACGATCGATCCTGGAACCACGGGCTATCACGATGCGGCGGCTCGGACTGCCACCCAACTCTTTTACGAATCTGGCAGTCCTGAATGGCTGGTACAGGCGGCAAGCGAAGAAAGTATTGCCTTGAAGTTGAATGGGCGAGACGGGCGATTTGCGTATCGTTTAGGAGCAATCTACCGCCTGATGGCAGGTCAACACATCTCAATACAGAAACGTGAAGAGCTCCTGGAGCAGGCTGCCAGCTATTACCGGGAAGCCATGCGCTTAGACCCCTTTTCTCCTTTCAGTTATTTTGACTTGGCCCAAATGTATCGTACCGCTGGACGATTGGGAGACGCGATTGTTTTGCTCAAGATTGCCAAAAATCACGAGCCGAACTTTCTACCAGGCCGCGCCCTACTTGCTGAGTTATCAGTACAAGCGGGGATTCCCGGCGACTATGGCGCAGAATTGGCCGCAATACGAACCGTTCTTTCTACGTACGGGAGTGGAGCGCTGAATGAGACCGAACGGCAATTCATGTCCGTTGATCTCACTCCGCTGGAGAGAGCGTTAGCATTGGAGTTAATTCAATGA
- a CDS encoding prepilin-type N-terminal cleavage/methylation domain-containing protein: MLTSLRKQEGFTLIELMIVVAIIGILAAIAIPNFVAYQAKSKQSEAKVSLGAIFTSAVAYQAESQNPQSYSPPSISNIGWQPSGTPRYSYWYQDGVNTGNGNGTTVTRFPGSSNAATPCNVGVAPSSGGFNVLATPTGFTAGANGNVDGDVACDHWFINDQRNLQNTYNDVSQGT, encoded by the coding sequence ATGTTGACGTCGCTCCGTAAACAAGAGGGTTTTACCCTCATTGAGTTGATGATCGTCGTCGCGATCATCGGGATCCTGGCGGCGATCGCCATTCCCAACTTCGTCGCCTATCAGGCCAAGTCGAAGCAATCGGAAGCCAAGGTGAGCTTGGGAGCTATTTTCACGTCAGCGGTGGCATACCAAGCTGAATCTCAAAATCCCCAGAGCTATTCGCCACCGTCAATTTCGAATATCGGCTGGCAGCCATCCGGCACACCACGCTACTCGTACTGGTATCAAGACGGCGTAAATACTGGTAACGGCAACGGCACCACGGTTACTCGCTTCCCCGGCAGTTCTAACGCGGCTACGCCTTGCAACGTTGGAGTAGCTCCGTCGAGCGGAGGGTTTAACGTGTTGGCTACGCCAACAGGCTTCACGGCAGGTGCGAATGGCAATGTAGACGGCGACGTCGCATGCGACCACTGGTTTATCAATGACCAGCGCAATCTACAGAATACCTACAACGACGTATCGCAGGGCACATAA
- the hisZ gene encoding ATP phosphoribosyltransferase regulatory subunit: MRERSLVPVGMATILPEAARHVRHLESELLRWFYVSGYDEIILPTFEYLDVLAPGLEPKLAENSYKIIDRTTGRILLLRPDVTAQIARTVAMGMVGARLPLRLSYRATVFRYEPEHVGRDRELFQVGAELIGTDDPAADCEMITLMIESLREIGLQSFKVSLGHVGFFKGLLVCTGLSAEGRKRAEEAAARKDLPRLEEILLQEFVGKRAAHRILDALELCGTAEVLVKGRTLAKGEKPLLHALDRLAGVYETLCALGFQDLLLLDLGEFRGFDYYDGVVFDVFSDGIEVELGGGGRYNHLIGRFGRDLPSTGFGLNVDRLFRSLNLSGIIRPLEPRILVIGPPNTSYEVSSICRELRQAGLRVFQRSVAASGQNLIRIAAEVGRQSDISSTIILGTDRSHEDHVLLLQQADAHQTGITARTPQLQRRTVLKRDLVHTLAVSHRRTP; the protein is encoded by the coding sequence GTGCGAGAACGCTCACTCGTTCCAGTGGGGATGGCCACCATCCTTCCAGAAGCAGCTCGGCATGTACGTCATCTGGAATCAGAGCTGCTCCGGTGGTTCTACGTATCTGGATACGACGAGATTATCCTACCGACCTTTGAATATCTCGATGTGCTGGCGCCAGGGTTGGAACCGAAACTGGCAGAGAATTCCTATAAAATCATCGACCGGACGACCGGCCGTATCTTGCTCTTGAGGCCTGACGTCACCGCACAAATTGCTCGAACGGTCGCGATGGGTATGGTGGGTGCCCGTCTCCCTTTGCGGTTGTCCTACCGCGCCACTGTGTTTCGCTATGAACCAGAACATGTTGGCCGAGACCGCGAGCTCTTTCAAGTCGGCGCTGAACTGATCGGCACAGATGATCCGGCTGCCGACTGCGAGATGATCACCCTCATGATCGAATCCCTTCGTGAGATTGGGCTTCAGTCATTCAAGGTATCTCTGGGGCATGTCGGGTTTTTCAAAGGCCTCCTGGTATGTACTGGGCTCTCTGCCGAGGGAAGGAAACGGGCAGAGGAGGCCGCCGCCCGAAAGGATTTGCCACGGCTGGAAGAAATTCTCTTGCAAGAATTCGTGGGTAAACGCGCCGCACATCGAATCCTGGATGCTCTTGAGCTCTGCGGAACCGCTGAAGTCTTGGTGAAAGGACGTACTCTCGCCAAAGGTGAGAAGCCGCTGCTACACGCGTTAGATCGATTGGCAGGTGTCTATGAAACACTATGCGCCTTAGGCTTTCAGGACCTTCTCTTGTTGGATTTGGGGGAATTTCGCGGGTTCGATTATTATGATGGAGTGGTCTTTGACGTATTCTCGGACGGCATCGAGGTGGAACTAGGCGGGGGAGGACGGTACAACCACCTTATCGGACGGTTTGGTCGCGACCTGCCATCCACGGGATTCGGGCTCAATGTCGATCGTCTCTTCCGAAGCCTCAATCTTTCCGGTATCATCAGGCCCCTTGAGCCCAGGATTCTTGTGATAGGTCCCCCGAACACCTCCTATGAAGTGAGTTCCATCTGCAGAGAGCTTCGCCAGGCCGGGTTGAGAGTCTTTCAACGATCAGTTGCAGCCTCTGGTCAAAACCTAATCCGCATCGCTGCTGAGGTGGGTCGTCAATCAGACATCTCCTCGACGATCATCCTCGGCACGGATCGATCTCACGAGGACCATGTCCTGCTGTTGCAACAGGCCGATGCACACCAAACCGGAATCACGGCGAGAACACCCCAACTTCAGAGGCGAACAGTGCTGAAACGAGACCTCGTTCACACACTGGCCGTCAGCCATAGAAGGACGCCATGA
- a CDS encoding ABC transporter permease yields MIWPVKIIMPIGEEQTVYEPEYRVKLGFVRCWVAMVAGIAQSRELIVQLFYRDMLAASKQSLLGIAWTWVSPLIGIASWLFLNQVGVLMPGKSDVPYPLFVLLGTTIWGVFMAVFTSAASSLSANSNLIMHAHFSHQVLVAQQVAHASLSMVANLVLLAAAFTFFGVHPQWTALFFPLSLVPLLLLGVGIGMIVSVLSILVRDMTKVMTTLLGVLMFFTPVIYTPDVGNEVLQDLIWLNPLTYLVGGARDLMISGIIRDVQGYVVAVSFAVAVFLLSWRIFFISEQKVAEKL; encoded by the coding sequence ATGATCTGGCCTGTGAAGATCATCATGCCAATCGGTGAAGAGCAAACCGTGTATGAACCTGAGTACCGAGTCAAACTTGGATTTGTCCGGTGCTGGGTCGCGATGGTCGCTGGTATCGCGCAATCTCGAGAGCTCATTGTCCAATTATTCTACCGAGATATGCTGGCAGCCTCGAAGCAATCCTTGCTCGGAATCGCCTGGACCTGGGTGTCTCCACTGATCGGCATTGCGTCCTGGTTGTTCTTAAACCAAGTAGGTGTGTTGATGCCCGGGAAGTCAGATGTGCCTTATCCGTTGTTCGTATTGTTGGGGACAACCATCTGGGGCGTATTCATGGCAGTGTTCACGTCAGCAGCGTCCAGTTTGAGTGCCAATAGCAACTTGATCATGCACGCACACTTTTCGCATCAGGTGCTTGTCGCGCAACAGGTGGCCCACGCCAGTCTTTCTATGGTAGCCAATCTAGTTTTATTAGCCGCGGCGTTCACGTTCTTCGGCGTTCATCCCCAATGGACAGCGCTATTCTTCCCATTGAGCCTGGTGCCGCTGCTCTTGCTAGGGGTCGGGATCGGGATGATCGTGTCAGTGTTGTCGATCCTGGTGCGGGACATGACGAAAGTCATGACGACTTTGCTCGGTGTTCTCATGTTTTTTACCCCGGTCATTTATACGCCGGATGTCGGGAACGAAGTATTGCAAGACTTGATTTGGCTGAACCCATTGACGTACTTGGTCGGAGGGGCTCGCGATTTGATGATCTCTGGGATAATCCGAGATGTTCAGGGTTATGTGGTCGCCGTGTCCTTCGCCGTGGCCGTGTTCCTCCTGTCGTGGAGAATATTTTTTATCAGTGAACAGAAGGTCGCGGAGAAACTCTGA
- a CDS encoding ABC transporter permease, giving the protein MHSLLVVAQNTFRETLRDKILYNLVFFALLLIGASVLLGTLTIGEQARIINDVGLASINLVGVIIAIFVGIGLVTKEIDRRTIYTILARPITRTQFVLGKYCGLIFIGGLNIGIMFTMFLATVWLSGNAIHGSLFQAVELMLVEVLVTTALAMFFSTFSSPTLSAIMTLGFYIIGHLTGDLKGIAEKSKDPIAEGVMTALYYVCPNLELLNIKGQAASGSVVSVDYQLAATFYGILYAAVLLGGACRIFEHRDF; this is encoded by the coding sequence ATGCACAGTCTCCTGGTCGTCGCTCAGAATACGTTCCGGGAAACTCTTCGAGATAAGATCCTTTACAATCTTGTGTTCTTCGCCTTGCTCCTAATCGGTGCTTCCGTCCTACTGGGCACCCTGACGATCGGGGAACAGGCCAGAATTATCAATGACGTCGGTCTGGCATCAATCAATTTAGTTGGGGTGATTATTGCGATATTCGTTGGAATCGGGCTTGTCACTAAGGAAATAGATCGTCGAACAATCTACACAATATTAGCCCGACCGATCACCCGGACTCAGTTTGTCTTGGGAAAGTATTGCGGCCTGATATTTATCGGCGGCCTCAATATCGGCATTATGTTCACAATGTTCCTTGCGACGGTGTGGCTAAGCGGAAATGCGATTCATGGATCGCTGTTTCAGGCAGTTGAACTCATGTTGGTTGAGGTGTTGGTGACGACCGCTTTGGCCATGTTCTTCTCCACCTTCAGCTCTCCTACGCTCAGCGCAATCATGACCCTGGGATTCTATATCATCGGCCATCTGACTGGTGACCTGAAGGGTATCGCAGAGAAGAGCAAGGATCCCATCGCCGAAGGCGTTATGACAGCATTGTACTACGTCTGTCCTAACCTGGAGTTATTGAACATCAAAGGACAGGCCGCCAGCGGCAGCGTCGTGAGCGTGGATTACCAGCTAGCGGCTACTTTTTATGGAATACTTTATGCTGCAGTACTTTTGGGTGGAGCCTGCCGAATCTTTGAGCACCGTGATTTCTAA
- a CDS encoding glycosyltransferase produces the protein MNVLAVLPPERWIEINLLGTLRQHYCDRLEVFTYPGGMGRLGSRPWRDNRDELNEQLVALARSLKASRRLDIMFFVVYDDFLTVETAKRLRDLNVPMVNYHVDMAFQWYRVIRTAPYFDVLAVAQMANTEHLKPFCQDIHWMPMAANPDWYASDTGMEPAAQRDICFVGSFNPYRRALLATCVDHGFMPTVYGRGWKRETPSPYQFDWDLYKIWHDLRYYALPRLRAEGSDGLIGPIRKKIARAHIFEELDGPEYCPPCSDEALPEIFRSSFVNLGFSDTGWHGGTHVIASRQLQCRLRDFEVPMSRGFYLTQEAPDHAEYYKIGEEIETWNDPIELIDKLSFYSKNIAATLRIRDAGKKRALQSHTWQHRFDRLFEHLRSMNRLL, from the coding sequence ATGAACGTACTTGCCGTACTCCCACCTGAGCGATGGATTGAGATCAATCTCCTCGGCACTTTGCGCCAGCACTACTGCGATCGATTAGAGGTATTCACGTATCCTGGTGGGATGGGTCGTTTAGGGTCGAGACCCTGGCGAGATAATCGCGATGAACTCAACGAGCAACTCGTTGCCCTTGCGCGAAGCCTGAAGGCGTCTCGCCGTCTCGATATCATGTTTTTTGTCGTCTACGACGATTTCCTCACTGTTGAAACAGCTAAGCGACTTCGCGACTTGAATGTTCCCATGGTCAACTACCATGTTGACATGGCTTTTCAGTGGTACCGTGTCATTCGCACCGCTCCATACTTTGACGTGCTGGCTGTGGCACAAATGGCCAATACGGAGCACCTCAAGCCATTTTGTCAGGATATTCATTGGATGCCGATGGCCGCAAATCCTGACTGGTATGCCTCAGATACTGGCATGGAACCTGCTGCGCAAAGAGACATCTGTTTTGTTGGAAGTTTCAACCCATATCGGCGAGCATTGCTCGCCACATGCGTGGATCATGGCTTCATGCCCACTGTGTACGGGCGAGGATGGAAACGAGAAACACCAAGCCCTTATCAATTTGATTGGGATCTCTACAAAATCTGGCACGACCTTCGGTATTACGCACTTCCACGCTTGCGAGCGGAAGGGAGCGATGGGTTGATCGGCCCGATCAGAAAAAAGATTGCAAGGGCTCACATCTTTGAGGAGCTGGATGGTCCTGAATATTGCCCTCCGTGCTCCGACGAGGCCCTTCCTGAAATTTTCCGATCAAGCTTTGTGAATCTTGGGTTCTCCGACACTGGATGGCATGGAGGAACACATGTCATTGCCTCAAGACAGTTACAATGCCGACTCAGAGACTTCGAGGTACCGATGTCGAGAGGGTTTTATCTCACCCAAGAGGCACCTGATCATGCAGAGTACTATAAGATTGGTGAGGAGATTGAAACCTGGAATGACCCCATCGAGCTCATCGATAAACTGTCCTTTTACTCGAAGAACATCGCGGCAACGTTGAGAATTCGTGATGCCGGAAAGAAGCGGGCGTTGCAATCTCATACATGGCAACACCGGTTCGACCGACTGTTCGAGCACCTCCGCTCCATGAACAGACTATTATGA